The Streptococcaceae bacterium ESL0729 genome has a segment encoding these proteins:
- a CDS encoding helix-turn-helix transcriptional regulator, with the protein MEETTWRNQQMFELLQPDKVKVGQRIKEIKESMNLSFTELGNRLGLKKPTISAYVQGYTLAPIVVIKQLSSISRKTVGWFYYGDIDEYIADYLRLKGQYEILKDHPEIVQIIKDKFYTGDFKNSGWENEVGYPEEIFIDDFFMRYNRRSSNKSYRN; encoded by the coding sequence ATGGAAGAAACGACATGGAGGAATCAGCAGATGTTTGAATTATTGCAGCCAGATAAAGTCAAGGTTGGCCAGCGAATCAAAGAAATCAAGGAGTCGATGAATCTTTCTTTTACAGAGTTAGGGAATCGCCTTGGATTAAAGAAGCCAACGATCAGTGCCTACGTTCAGGGATACACATTGGCGCCAATCGTTGTAATCAAGCAATTATCTAGTATCAGCAGAAAAACCGTTGGGTGGTTTTATTACGGTGATATAGATGAATATATCGCAGATTATTTGCGATTAAAAGGTCAATATGAAATTCTTAAAGACCATCCAGAAATCGTTCAAATAATCAAAGACAAATTTTATACTGGCGATTTCAAAAATTCTGGTTGGGAGAATGAAGTTGGCTACCCAGAAGAAATCTTTATTGATGACTTTTTTATGAGATACAACAGACGTTCATCAAACAAGAGCTACAGGAATTAG
- the hslO gene encoding Hsp33 family molecular chaperone HslO: MDKIIKTISDNGHFRAFILDATETVQVAQKIHQTWPTSTVALGRTLISALILGANQKGKDKITLRILPDSEVVGPIIAIADAHGHVKGYMKNTEIDYKKNSTGEVIVGPILAPGWFAVVKDMGLKNPYTGQVPLVTGEIGEDLAYYFTVSEQTPSAVGLNVLLNEDGSVKVAGGFLLQVMPDATEDEITRFEEHVQKMPAISTILEEDDPFTSMLTAIYGSDAYKILDESPLTYQCDCSRERFADGLASLGRVELEALIEEDHGADVTCQFCNKHYEFTEEDLKEIINANG, translated from the coding sequence ATGGATAAAATAATTAAAACAATATCAGACAATGGACACTTTCGGGCCTTTATTTTAGACGCCACAGAAACTGTTCAAGTGGCTCAAAAAATACATCAAACATGGCCTACCTCAACTGTGGCCCTAGGTCGTACCCTAATTTCAGCTCTAATTCTTGGAGCCAACCAAAAGGGAAAAGACAAGATTACTCTGCGTATCTTGCCTGACAGTGAGGTCGTAGGACCAATTATTGCCATAGCTGACGCCCATGGTCATGTTAAAGGCTATATGAAGAACACTGAGATTGACTATAAGAAAAATTCAACTGGTGAGGTTATTGTGGGACCAATTCTTGCCCCAGGCTGGTTTGCCGTTGTAAAAGATATGGGACTTAAAAATCCCTATACTGGGCAGGTACCACTTGTTACTGGAGAAATTGGTGAGGACTTGGCCTACTACTTTACCGTAAGTGAGCAAACTCCAAGTGCTGTCGGCCTAAATGTTCTTCTTAATGAAGACGGAAGCGTTAAGGTTGCAGGTGGTTTTCTCCTCCAAGTTATGCCAGATGCAACAGAAGATGAGATTACGCGTTTTGAAGAACATGTTCAAAAAATGCCTGCCATTTCAACTATTCTTGAAGAAGATGATCCATTTACCTCAATGCTTACTGCCATTTACGGAAGTGATGCCTACAAGATTCTTGACGAAAGTCCCCTGACTTATCAATGCGACTGCTCACGCGAGCGTTTCGCTGATGGTCTTGCAAGTCTTGGTCGCGTAGAACTTGAAGCTCTGATTGAAGAAGACCACGGGGCAGACGTCACCTGCCAGTTCTGTAATAAACACTATGAATTCACTGAAGAAGACCTAAAGGAGATTATCAATGCAAATGGATAG
- the rplM gene encoding 50S ribosomal protein L13, whose translation MNKTTYMAKPGEVERKWYVVDATDVPLGRLSAVVASILRGKNKPTFTPHTDTGDFVIVINAEKIKLTGKKATDKIYYRHSMYPGGLKSTTAGELRENKPTRLIETSVKGMLPHNTLGRAQGMKLKVYAGSEHNHQAQNPEVLDITGLI comes from the coding sequence ATGAACAAAACTACATACATGGCTAAGCCAGGTGAAGTTGAGCGCAAATGGTACGTTGTTGACGCAACTGATGTACCTCTAGGACGCCTTTCAGCAGTTGTTGCAAGCATCTTACGCGGAAAAAACAAACCAACATTTACACCACACACTGACACAGGTGATTTCGTTATCGTTATCAATGCTGAAAAAATCAAACTTACTGGTAAAAAAGCAACTGATAAGATCTACTACCGTCACTCAATGTACCCAGGTGGTCTTAAATCAACTACAGCAGGTGAATTACGCGAAAACAAACCAACTCGCCTAATCGAAACTTCTGTAAAAGGTATGCTTCCACACAACACTCTAGGACGTGCTCAAGGTATGAAACTTAAAGTGTATGCAGGTAGCGAACACAACCACCAAGCACAAAACCCAGAAGTGCTTGATATCACAGGCTTAATTTAA
- the dusB gene encoding tRNA dihydrouridine synthase DusB — protein sequence MQMDSKYNSPWKIGDVEIPNRVVVAPMAGISNKAFRMTAKEFGAGLVVVEMISDKGIQHRNKKTLSMLEMDEKEHPISLQIFGGDKETLVEAAKFVQENTPVDMIDINMGCPVPKVTKAEAGARWLLDPNKVHEMVSAVTSAVDIPVTVKMRTGWDTDHLYAVENALAAEAAGASALAMHGRTRVQMYEGHADWDILAKVADKLTIPFMGNGDVRTPEEAKKMIDEVGCDAVMIGRAALGNPWMLHRTNHYLKTGELLEEPPVEEKINIARLHLSRLIDLKGEDIGSREFRQHAAYYLKGAPRAAKVKVAINQAESQAEINQIFDDYLQAIK from the coding sequence ATGCAAATGGATAGTAAATACAACTCACCCTGGAAAATAGGAGATGTTGAAATCCCCAACCGGGTTGTTGTAGCCCCAATGGCTGGAATTTCCAACAAGGCCTTCAGGATGACTGCCAAGGAATTTGGAGCTGGTCTTGTCGTTGTTGAAATGATTTCAGACAAGGGTATCCAACACCGCAATAAGAAAACTCTTTCCATGCTTGAAATGGATGAAAAAGAACATCCTATCAGCCTGCAAATTTTTGGTGGTGACAAGGAAACTCTTGTTGAAGCTGCTAAATTCGTTCAAGAAAATACTCCAGTTGATATGATTGATATTAATATGGGTTGTCCCGTACCCAAGGTGACAAAGGCTGAAGCAGGTGCCCGCTGGCTCCTTGATCCAAATAAGGTCCATGAGATGGTATCAGCAGTGACAAGTGCTGTCGATATTCCTGTAACTGTCAAAATGCGGACAGGCTGGGACACTGACCACCTCTATGCTGTCGAAAATGCTCTAGCAGCTGAAGCTGCTGGTGCCTCAGCCCTTGCCATGCACGGAAGAACAAGAGTTCAAATGTATGAAGGGCATGCTGATTGGGATATTTTAGCCAAGGTGGCTGACAAATTAACCATTCCTTTCATGGGAAATGGCGACGTTCGCACACCTGAGGAGGCTAAAAAAATGATTGATGAGGTTGGCTGTGACGCCGTTATGATTGGGCGTGCGGCCCTTGGTAACCCTTGGATGCTCCACAGGACCAACCACTACCTTAAGACTGGAGAGCTCTTAGAAGAGCCACCTGTTGAAGAAAAAATCAATATTGCAAGACTTCATTTGAGTCGATTGATTGACCTGAAGGGTGAAGATATCGGTTCCCGTGAGTTCCGCCAGCATGCGGCTTACTACCTAAAAGGTGCCCCCCGTGCTGCCAAGGTCAAGGTTGCCATCAATCAGGCTGAAAGCCAAGCTGAAATCAACCAAATCTTTGATGATTACTTACAAGCCATTAAATAA
- a CDS encoding DNA-binding protein, with product MENTITTYELPYLLTREQASQFLGINPKSFDKFVRANDELERFMIGRQERYTVTSLINFIKTHSI from the coding sequence ATGGAAAATACTATAACTACTTATGAATTACCCTACCTGCTTACTAGAGAACAAGCTTCTCAGTTCTTAGGGATTAATCCAAAATCTTTTGATAAATTCGTTCGCGCAAACGATGAGTTAGAACGTTTTATGATTGGGAGACAAGAGCGCTACACTGTTACTTCCCTCATCAACTTTATTAAGACGCACTCTATCTAG
- a CDS encoding Cro/Cl family transcriptional regulator, translating into MDDLLQAKKDEAILVITTNIFEFMDVAGEFNYGDKDTMIKLIKEEVAKFDFSSNGIFEDQYLIGKLINILADNQQTGQLINNLSEELTDKSFTGMFGGEELIETIQTLRPALIKLYGEVSADQVEDWFG; encoded by the coding sequence GTGGATGATTTGTTGCAGGCGAAAAAGGATGAAGCAATCTTAGTAATCACCACTAATATCTTTGAATTTATGGATGTAGCTGGAGAATTCAATTATGGTGACAAAGATACTATGATAAAACTAATCAAAGAAGAAGTTGCCAAGTTTGATTTTTCTTCGAATGGTATATTTGAAGATCAATATTTGATTGGAAAATTAATCAATATACTGGCGGATAATCAGCAGACGGGCCAGTTGATTAATAATCTGTCCGAAGAATTGACGGATAAATCATTTACAGGGATGTTTGGTGGGGAAGAGTTGATAGAGACGATTCAGACGTTGCGGCCGGCTTTGATTAAGTTGTATGGGGAAGTTAGTGCTGATCAGGTTGAGGATTGGTTTGGGTAG
- a CDS encoding tyrosine-type recombinase/integrase, whose translation MPSIIKRGNSYRSQISLYNHGQHKKLTKSFGTKKDATRWALENELEKGNGKQLAERTTTFADFFENWIYIIKKNDVKETTFQNYQRTSQVVKKLFGDIQLKDLNDIVVQRKIDKYAETYSRKTTHEVLLKIKTALRDAYARGYLATDFANLVKTRGKVLDKRNRALSITEFKKLHTYVISHPEKEFNVLVLLALETGMGRGELLGIRPEDLFEYGIHVRCSLSPTSEDTSLKTKNSKRDISINQEVYDVLNSLPVKYNGYFFDSDGFQQSAKLARLLKKLDIQKTTFHGLIDTHASFLFSQDIDIAYVSKRLGHINIQTTQNYYLELMPEKKHQQDADALNLLSSLSN comes from the coding sequence ATGCCTAGTATAATTAAACGTGGTAACTCATACAGATCTCAGATTTCACTTTACAACCATGGTCAACATAAGAAATTGACAAAATCATTTGGCACTAAGAAAGATGCAACTCGCTGGGCCTTAGAAAATGAATTAGAGAAAGGAAATGGAAAACAGTTAGCAGAACGTACAACAACTTTTGCTGATTTCTTTGAAAACTGGATTTACATCATAAAGAAAAATGACGTAAAAGAAACAACTTTTCAAAATTATCAAAGAACTTCTCAAGTAGTGAAGAAATTATTTGGCGATATACAGTTAAAGGATTTGAATGATATTGTAGTTCAACGAAAAATAGATAAGTATGCAGAAACCTACTCTCGAAAAACTACTCATGAAGTATTATTGAAAATCAAAACAGCACTACGCGATGCTTATGCTCGTGGCTATCTTGCTACCGATTTTGCTAATTTAGTCAAAACACGAGGAAAGGTTCTAGATAAGAGAAACCGTGCGCTCTCCATTACAGAATTTAAGAAATTACATACTTACGTCATTAGTCATCCAGAAAAAGAGTTTAACGTCCTTGTACTTCTTGCCTTAGAGACTGGCATGGGACGTGGAGAACTCTTAGGTATACGCCCAGAAGACCTCTTTGAATATGGCATTCATGTCAGGTGCTCTCTTAGTCCAACTTCTGAAGATACTTCTTTAAAAACCAAAAACTCAAAACGAGATATTTCCATTAATCAAGAAGTATACGATGTTCTAAATTCTCTCCCAGTTAAGTATAATGGATATTTTTTTGATTCTGACGGCTTTCAACAATCTGCTAAACTTGCCAGATTGCTGAAAAAACTAGATATCCAAAAAACTACCTTCCATGGCTTAATAGACACACATGCTTCTTTTCTATTTTCACAAGATATTGATATCGCCTATGTTTCAAAACGCTTGGGACATATCAATATCCAAACAACACAAAACTATTATCTTGAATTGATGCCAGAAAAAAAGCACCAGCAAGATGCCGATGCTTTAAATCTCTTAAGTTCTTTGTCAAATTGA
- the rpsI gene encoding 30S ribosomal protein S9: protein MAQVQYLGTGRRKNSVARVRLVPGTGKITVNKKPVEEYIPHADLRLVINQPFGVTQTVGAYDVLVNVNGGGYAGQSGAIRHGIARALLEVDPDFRSELKRAGLLTRDARMVERKKPGLKKARKASQFSKR, encoded by the coding sequence TTGGCACAAGTACAATATCTCGGCACAGGACGCCGTAAAAACTCAGTAGCTCGTGTACGTTTAGTACCTGGTACTGGTAAAATCACAGTAAACAAAAAACCTGTTGAAGAATACATTCCACATGCTGACCTACGTTTAGTAATCAACCAACCATTTGGTGTTACTCAAACTGTTGGTGCATACGACGTTTTAGTTAACGTTAACGGTGGAGGATATGCTGGACAATCTGGTGCTATCCGTCACGGTATCGCACGTGCTCTTCTTGAAGTTGACCCTGACTTCCGTTCAGAACTTAAACGTGCTGGACTTCTTACACGTGACGCTCGTATGGTTGAACGTAAGAAACCAGGTCTTAAGAAAGCTCGTAAAGCTTCACAATTCTCAAAACGTTAA
- a CDS encoding adenylosuccinate synthase, with the protein MPSVVVVGTQWGDEGKGKITDFLSANAEVIARYQGGDNAGHTIVIDGFKYKLHLIPSGIFFPEKISVIGNGVVVNPKSLVKEIAYLHENNVTTDNLRISDRAHVILPYHIKLDQLQEDAKGDNKIGTTIKGIGPAYMDKAARVGIRIADLLDREIFEERLKSNLEEKNRLFEKMYDSEALDFDEIFEEYYEYGQQIKKYVTDTSVILNDALDSGKRVLFEGAQGVMLDIDQGTYPFVTSSNPVAGGVTIGSGVGPSKINKVVGVCKAYTSRVGDGPFPTELFDETGERIREIGHEYGTTTGRPRRVGWFDSVVMRHSRRVSGITNLSLNSIDVLSGLPEVKICVAYELDGVRIDHYPASLKDLQRCKPIYETLPGWEEDITGVRTLDELPENARNYVRRVGELVQVRISTFSVGPDRDQTNVLESVWSL; encoded by the coding sequence ATGCCATCAGTTGTTGTTGTAGGTACCCAGTGGGGGGATGAAGGTAAGGGAAAAATTACCGATTTTTTAAGTGCGAATGCAGAGGTAATCGCACGCTATCAGGGTGGAGATAATGCCGGACATACGATTGTTATCGACGGCTTCAAATACAAGCTTCATTTAATTCCATCAGGAATCTTTTTCCCAGAAAAAATTTCTGTTATCGGAAATGGTGTGGTAGTAAATCCAAAATCATTAGTTAAGGAGATTGCTTATTTACATGAAAATAATGTGACGACAGACAATCTTCGTATTTCTGACCGTGCTCATGTAATCTTGCCATACCACATCAAACTTGACCAGCTGCAAGAAGATGCTAAGGGAGATAATAAGATTGGGACAACAATCAAAGGGATTGGTCCAGCTTACATGGATAAGGCAGCACGTGTGGGTATCCGTATCGCAGACCTCCTTGACCGTGAAATCTTTGAGGAACGCTTGAAGTCTAACCTTGAAGAGAAGAACCGTCTTTTTGAGAAAATGTATGATTCAGAAGCCCTTGATTTTGATGAAATCTTTGAAGAGTACTATGAATATGGTCAACAAATCAAAAAATATGTGACTGATACATCAGTTATCTTAAATGATGCCCTTGACAGTGGTAAACGTGTTCTTTTCGAAGGAGCTCAAGGGGTTATGCTTGATATTGACCAAGGTACTTACCCATTTGTTACTTCATCAAATCCTGTAGCTGGTGGTGTTACGATTGGTTCGGGTGTTGGTCCTTCAAAAATTAACAAGGTTGTCGGAGTGTGTAAAGCATACACTAGCCGTGTAGGTGATGGACCATTCCCAACTGAGCTTTTTGATGAGACAGGTGAGCGTATCCGTGAAATTGGTCATGAGTACGGAACAACAACAGGACGTCCGCGTCGTGTGGGATGGTTTGACTCTGTTGTTATGCGTCATTCACGCCGTGTATCTGGAATTACCAACCTTTCACTTAACTCAATTGACGTTTTAAGTGGTTTACCAGAAGTTAAAATTTGTGTGGCCTATGAGCTTGATGGTGTAAGGATTGACCACTATCCAGCAAGCCTTAAAGATTTACAACGTTGTAAACCTATTTACGAGACCCTTCCAGGATGGGAAGAGGACATTACAGGTGTTCGTACCCTTGATGAGCTACCAGAAAATGCCCGTAACTATGTGAGACGTGTTGGTGAGCTTGTTCAAGTTCGCATTTCAACCTTCTCAGTGGGACCAGATCGTGATCAAACTAATGTTTTAGAATCAGTTTGGAGCCTGTAA
- the cls gene encoding cardiolipin synthase — protein MSFSTFLSIITALITINSILAIITIFRKPRSIASIFAWLMVLVFLPGIGFFTYLFLGRGIDKTTVHRFEDENREDLSHIAAKIAQNNSKFKKKEMNPQERQLKRYFNNVERTPLCRGNDVKFFLDGQSKFKALFEDIRRAKSSVHVEYYAFFPDKIGTIFRDHLIDKAREGVEVRVIYDPWGGHTRRSFFKPLEEAGGKVIPFITARDVLRNTRLNYHLHRKIVVIDGQIGWTGGFNVGDQYIYGSKKFGFWRDTHGRITGTGAFGLQETFIRDWNVSVKRPEDKLKRLDQYFVVPKEGTGDVDVQIVSNGPENPSKVLRTGFIKMIMDAEDYIWIQSPYLIPDDPMITALVSAAKSGVDVRIMIPDMPDHPFIFRATQYYANFLHKHGVKIYNYTNGFIHSKTLVTDDKLGVFGTSNQDIRSYELNFEMSAFCYDEDIARQMAETFKNDIKKSELLTDEIIANQSLWLRFRQNFSRLLSPIL, from the coding sequence ATGTCTTTTTCGACATTTTTAAGTATTATAACGGCACTAATTACCATTAATTCGATTCTTGCAATTATTACCATTTTTAGAAAGCCAAGATCGATCGCAAGTATCTTTGCCTGGCTCATGGTTCTTGTTTTTCTACCCGGTATCGGCTTTTTCACCTACCTTTTTCTAGGCCGGGGGATTGATAAAACAACAGTCCACAGGTTTGAGGATGAAAATAGGGAAGACTTAAGTCATATCGCAGCCAAGATTGCACAAAATAATAGTAAGTTTAAGAAGAAGGAGATGAATCCTCAGGAGCGTCAGCTGAAACGGTACTTCAACAATGTAGAGCGAACTCCCTTGTGCCGAGGTAATGACGTTAAATTCTTCTTGGACGGTCAGTCAAAGTTTAAGGCTCTTTTTGAGGATATAAGACGCGCCAAAAGTAGTGTGCACGTTGAGTACTATGCTTTTTTCCCCGATAAAATCGGAACAATCTTTAGGGACCATCTGATTGATAAGGCCCGTGAAGGTGTGGAGGTCAGAGTGATTTATGACCCCTGGGGAGGGCATACAAGGAGAAGTTTCTTTAAACCCCTTGAAGAGGCAGGAGGTAAGGTAATTCCCTTTATTACCGCTCGGGACGTCCTTAGAAATACTAGGCTTAACTACCACCTCCACCGCAAAATAGTAGTCATTGATGGCCAAATTGGTTGGACTGGTGGTTTTAATGTGGGAGACCAGTATATTTATGGGAGTAAAAAATTTGGTTTTTGGCGGGATACTCACGGAAGGATTACGGGGACTGGGGCCTTTGGTCTCCAGGAAACCTTTATTCGTGACTGGAATGTGTCAGTCAAAAGGCCTGAGGATAAGCTTAAAAGGCTTGATCAGTATTTTGTGGTTCCCAAGGAAGGAACAGGAGATGTTGACGTTCAGATTGTGTCAAATGGGCCAGAAAATCCAAGTAAGGTTTTAAGGACAGGATTTATCAAGATGATTATGGATGCAGAAGATTATATTTGGATTCAATCTCCTTATTTGATACCAGATGATCCCATGATTACAGCCCTCGTTTCTGCTGCCAAATCAGGGGTTGATGTAAGAATTATGATTCCTGACATGCCAGATCACCCTTTTATTTTTAGGGCAACCCAGTACTATGCCAACTTCCTCCATAAACACGGGGTAAAAATTTACAACTATACCAATGGTTTTATTCATTCTAAGACCTTGGTAACAGATGATAAGCTGGGTGTTTTTGGGACCAGTAATCAAGATATTAGAAGCTACGAGCTTAATTTTGAGATGAGTGCCTTTTGCTATGATGAGGATATTGCTAGGCAGATGGCTGAGACCTTTAAAAATGACATTAAGAAGTCTGAGCTTTTAACGGATGAGATTATCGCCAATCAGTCCCTCTGGTTGAGGTTTAGACAAAATTTCTCAAGGCTTTTAAGTCCAATATTATAG
- a CDS encoding pyridoxal phosphate-dependent aminotransferase: MDLSNRFNQNLDKIAVSEIRQFDQEVSKIPGIIKLTLGEPDFNTPDDVKKKAIQAINDNHSHYTGMSGLLKLREAISTFMKEKYNLNYSFEDEILVTVGATEALSASLLSILVQGDKVLIPAPNYPGYEPIITLAGGQVVPIDTRPQNFVLTPEVLEKALDDNKGEVKAIILNYPANPTGMTYSRKQIEEFAQVLKKHEIFVISDEVYAELNYTGQSHVSIGEFLPDQTIVINGLSKSHAMTGWRIGFILAQRNLTRELVKTHQYLVTAATTNAQYAAIEALTGGKNDAKPMVEQYIKRRDYIMDKMQKMNFEIIKPDGAFYIFAKIPAGFEQNSFNFLIDFAQKKQVAFIPGSAFGELGEGYIRISYAASMEAIKTAMTRLEEYIKEEGK, from the coding sequence ATGGATTTAAGTAATCGTTTCAATCAAAATTTAGATAAAATCGCTGTTTCAGAAATCAGACAATTCGACCAAGAGGTCTCAAAAATTCCTGGAATTATAAAATTAACCTTGGGTGAGCCTGATTTTAATACCCCAGATGATGTCAAGAAAAAGGCCATTCAGGCCATTAACGACAATCACAGTCACTACACTGGCATGAGCGGTCTACTTAAGCTTCGCGAGGCCATCTCTACCTTTATGAAGGAAAAATATAATTTAAACTATTCCTTTGAAGATGAAATTTTAGTCACTGTAGGTGCTACAGAGGCCCTCTCAGCAAGTCTTTTATCAATTTTGGTCCAAGGTGACAAGGTCTTAATCCCTGCTCCCAATTATCCAGGCTATGAACCCATCATCACCTTAGCTGGCGGCCAAGTTGTACCTATTGATACAAGGCCTCAAAATTTTGTTCTAACCCCTGAAGTTCTTGAAAAGGCCCTTGATGACAACAAGGGTGAGGTTAAGGCAATCATCCTTAACTATCCTGCAAACCCTACTGGCATGACCTATTCAAGAAAACAAATCGAAGAATTTGCTCAAGTACTTAAGAAGCACGAGATTTTTGTTATTAGTGATGAAGTCTATGCCGAGCTTAATTACACGGGTCAAAGTCATGTTTCAATCGGAGAATTCTTGCCCGATCAAACAATTGTCATTAACGGGCTTTCAAAATCTCACGCCATGACTGGCTGGAGGATTGGCTTTATCCTAGCCCAAAGAAATCTAACCAGGGAACTTGTCAAAACCCACCAGTATTTGGTGACAGCTGCTACTACAAATGCCCAGTATGCAGCCATTGAAGCCTTAACTGGCGGAAAAAATGATGCTAAACCCATGGTTGAACAATATATTAAAAGGCGAGACTACATCATGGATAAGATGCAAAAGATGAACTTTGAAATCATTAAGCCTGATGGTGCCTTCTATATCTTTGCAAAGATTCCTGCAGGTTTTGAGCAAAACTCTTTCAATTTCCTGATTGATTTTGCCCAGAAAAAACAAGTGGCCTTTATCCCTGGAAGTGCCTTTGGTGAACTCGGTGAAGGATACATCAGAATCAGCTATGCTGCTAGTATGGAAGCCATTAAGACTGCCATGACACGACTTGAAGAATATATCAAAGAAGAAGGCAAGTAA